The Streptomyces sp. NBC_01439 genome contains the following window.
GCACCCCGGGCCGGCCGCGACCACATAGCCCTGCGCCTCGCCGTGGTCGAAGTGCTGCGCACCCTCGCCGACCGCGACCCCGTCCTGCTCGTCCTCGACAACGCCCAGTGGCTCGACGCCGAGAGCACCGACCTGCTCCGCTTCGCCCTGCGCCTCACCCCGCCCCGCGTACGGGTCCTGGTCGCCGAATGCGTCCAGGGCGGAGTCCCGGTGGGCGAACCCCTCTGCGGCCCCGGCGTCCCCGCCATCCGGGTCCCCCCGCTGGGCGCCGACGAGGTCGCCGAACTCCTCCTCCGCCACGGCCTTCCGGCCCGCCTCGCCGGCCGGATCCACCAGGCCAGCGGAGGCAACCCGCGCCTCGCCCTCGCCCTCGGCCACTCCCTTGCCGAAGCCGCCGAGGCACGCGACAGCAGTGCCCACCACGCCGACGCCCTACCCGTCTCCGGACAGGCCCGCGAGGTGGCCCGCCGGCTGCTCGCCGGGGCCCCCGCCCAGGCCCGCCGCACCCTGCTGCTCGCCGCCCTCGCCACCCGCCCCACCATCTCCCTGCTGCGCCGCGCCGGCCGCCCCGACGCCGAGGCCGAGCTGGCCGAGGCGGAACGGGCCGCGCTGGTCAGGGTCGGCGAGGACGGCTCCGTGGAGTTCACCGCCGGCGCCCTGCCCACCGCCCTCGCCGCCGACGCCGGCTGGCCCGAACGCGCCGCCGGACACGCGGCCCTGGCCGCCGCCGTCGACGACCCCGTCCAAGCCGTACGCCACCGCGCGCTGGCCGTGGACACCCCCGACCCGTGGCTCGCCGCGGAGATCACCGAGGCCGCCGCGGCCTGCCGCCGCCGGGGACAGCGCGCCCTCGCCGCCGAACTGGGCCTGCTCGCCGCCGAACGCACGCCGTCCTCGCTCGCCGGCGAGGAACTGGCCCGCCTGGTCACGGCCGCCGAGGACGCCGGTTGGTCCGGCCGAGCCGACCTCGCCCGGCGCGCCACCGGAGCCGTTTTGGCCCGCGACGCCTCGCCCGCCGACCGGGTACGGGCCCGGCTCGCCGTGATCGACGCCGCCGGGCAGGCCCTGGGCGCCCTCGACGAGACCATCGCGTACGCCATGGACGAGGCCGCCGGTGACCCCTCGCTCCAGGCCGCCGTCCAGCTGCGGATCGCCTGGAAGCACAACCTCAGCGACGGCGACCCGGTCCGCTCCCGCGACGCGGCGGCTCGCGCCGGGGCGCTCGCCGCACTCGGCGGCGACCAGGTCGCCGAGGCCATGGCCCTGACGGTACGGGCCCGCATGGGCCGGATCCTCGGCGACCCGGGAGCCGAGGCGATCCTGGCCGAGGCCCTGGTCCTGCCCGCCCCCGAGGTGCCGCTCGGCATGCGCAACGCGCCCCAGTACCTCGCCGTCCGGCACGCCCTCTTCGACGACGGCCTCGACGACGCCCGCCGCCAACTGATGGTCCTGCTGCCCGCGGTCCAGCGCACCGGATCCGCCGAGGACGTCTTCGAGGTCCTGCGCAGCCTCACCGAGGTCGAACTGCGCAGCGGCCGGTGCGAGGCCGCCTCCGCCCACGCCCGCCGGGCGCTCGAGCTCACGATCGACGCGGGCCTCTCGCCCGGCCCCGCCTGGTACGTCGCCGCGATGGCCGAGGCCATGGGCGGCAGCTTCGCCCGGGCCGCCGGCTACGCCCGGCGCGGCATCCAGGCCTCGCAGGAGGAGCAGGACCAGGTCTTCCTCTCCCGCAGCCTGCACGCGCTCGGTCTCGTCGAACTCGCCACGGGAGAGGCGGCGAAGGCCGTCGCCACCC
Protein-coding sequences here:
- a CDS encoding helix-turn-helix transcriptional regulator — protein: MVAATGHADTSVGHGELIRAVDRALAAHGRALLTGPAGAGKTEVVRAVTAAAASRHETVLCLAPEAADQWIPEASAAALLASVPGGALEQLSGPQRTAIALLRREADAPRAGRDHIALRLAVVEVLRTLADRDPVLLVLDNAQWLDAESTDLLRFALRLTPPRVRVLVAECVQGGVPVGEPLCGPGVPAIRVPPLGADEVAELLLRHGLPARLAGRIHQASGGNPRLALALGHSLAEAAEARDSSAHHADALPVSGQAREVARRLLAGAPAQARRTLLLAALATRPTISLLRRAGRPDAEAELAEAERAALVRVGEDGSVEFTAGALPTALAADAGWPERAAGHAALAAAVDDPVQAVRHRALAVDTPDPWLAAEITEAAAACRRRGQRALAAELGLLAAERTPSSLAGEELARLVTAAEDAGWSGRADLARRATGAVLARDASPADRVRARLAVIDAAGQALGALDETIAYAMDEAAGDPSLQAAVQLRIAWKHNLSDGDPVRSRDAAARAGALAALGGDQVAEAMALTVRARMGRILGDPGAEAILAEALVLPAPEVPLGMRNAPQYLAVRHALFDDGLDDARRQLMVLLPAVQRTGSAEDVFEVLRSLTEVELRSGRCEAASAHARRALELTIDAGLSPGPAWYVAAMAEAMGGSFARAAGYARRGIQASQEEQDQVFLSRSLHALGLVELATGEAAKAVATLRRVAELEAAQQVVDPSILRWHGELAEALIAADAPEEAARLLASVRTVAVGLGRTGVVAALDRARGLCLSAQGDADGAVHLLEATAQRFDALRLPLERGRTLLALARVERRRRRRAPARAALRAAAEVFDRAGAAPWTELAREPAPGDGAGVRVPAAATLTEAETRLALLVSQGASNQEAAAKLFLSVKTVEARLTRIYQKLDVRSRAQLATALRAR